A genome region from Coleofasciculaceae cyanobacterium includes the following:
- a CDS encoding O-antigen ligase domain-containing protein produces the protein MSGNLIEPQNLPEKLIWSYIIGTYPIYYLGGQYLLASLLGYFLVLYLFWQWWNQTDTISSEEKITIPFTVWLWIIGILMIEVALIVGHSNFDLGLTKLISSSVNRWLRTWVLFPVFMLVGSFKIRPQLIYRAVCILCIQSIFMVLIASVVRMPDVIYTSPLQIFGGGEFYNVYIFGSLLDNGTEFRLVLFTPWAPALGLVANIYFFLAWQEENRKLRCLGMIGAVAMVVGSVSRLAIICLPLAWFLSWLLSNISRPLIQLLTGLVAFGGGFLAPTLINAMNAFKEEFTNTRPGSSKIRSVLQRMALYRWQNEAPVWGHGSISASGPIVTANLPIGTHHTWFSLLYAHGIVGCLSLAIPLVWSLIELVFKAQNSQIAQVGLSLLLVIIIFSFGENIDGLTYIYWPGLVILGIAFKEKSFLFNRTKQKLEAY, from the coding sequence ATGAGCGGCAATTTAATAGAACCCCAAAATCTGCCAGAAAAATTGATTTGGTCTTACATAATTGGAACGTATCCTATCTACTATTTGGGAGGGCAATACTTACTCGCATCATTACTCGGATATTTTTTGGTTTTATATCTTTTTTGGCAATGGTGGAATCAAACGGACACAATTTCTTCAGAAGAAAAAATAACTATACCCTTCACTGTCTGGTTGTGGATTATTGGAATTTTGATGATTGAAGTAGCTTTGATTGTAGGGCATTCTAATTTTGACTTGGGTTTGACAAAATTAATCAGTTCTTCAGTGAACCGATGGTTGAGAACTTGGGTTCTGTTTCCCGTATTTATGCTAGTTGGCAGTTTTAAGATTCGTCCTCAATTAATTTATCGGGCTGTTTGCATTCTCTGTATACAAAGCATATTTATGGTATTGATAGCCAGTGTTGTAAGAATGCCCGATGTGATTTATACGTCTCCACTGCAAATTTTTGGTGGGGGCGAATTTTATAATGTGTACATTTTTGGCAGTCTTTTGGATAATGGAACCGAGTTTCGTTTAGTATTATTTACTCCTTGGGCTCCTGCTTTAGGCTTAGTTGCCAATATTTATTTTTTTCTCGCATGGCAGGAAGAAAATCGTAAATTGAGATGCTTGGGAATGATTGGCGCAGTTGCAATGGTAGTAGGTTCTGTTTCTCGGTTGGCAATTATTTGTTTACCTCTAGCTTGGTTTTTAAGTTGGTTGTTATCTAATATCTCTCGTCCTTTAATACAGTTACTAACTGGATTGGTTGCTTTTGGCGGAGGTTTCTTAGCACCGACACTCATTAATGCGATGAATGCTTTTAAAGAAGAATTTACCAATACCAGACCTGGTTCTTCTAAAATTCGAAGTGTTTTACAAAGAATGGCTTTATATCGCTGGCAGAATGAAGCTCCAGTCTGGGGACATGGCTCGATTAGCGCAAGCGGACCAATAGTAACAGCTAATCTGCCTATCGGAACTCACCATACTTGGTTTAGCCTTCTCTACGCTCATGGTATAGTTGGTTGTTTGAGTTTAGCCATACCTTTAGTTTGGAGTTTGATCGAGCTAGTCTTTAAAGCCCAAAACTCCCAAATAGCACAAGTAGGCTTGAGCCTTCTTTTAGTAATAATAATCTTTAGTTTTGGCGAAAATATTGATGGTTTAACTTATATTTATTGGCCTGGTTTAGTAATTTTAGGAATTGCCTTTAAAGAAAAAAGTTTTTTATTTAATCGAACTAAACAAAAATTGGAAGCGTATTAG
- a CDS encoding response regulator, translating into MIRILLVDDQKTFRESLRVWLEPVVDLEIVGTASDGYSAIEQVGKLHPDLVLIDLEMPGLDGIATTRIICEQFTRVKVIVLSVHDEAYYLDQAIKAGATGYLIKVPPLDELIAVIRFVHRGYAQIGPGLLNQTLSQIPEFNLNLLPTKTSESRKPKPSEISAIRSSVKTVNLANFETGFSLRRFHRSRKSYLAIWLIGNTLLWTAALAYLILKAPTYKSEWAISLPTGSSSTNVNLPEIANASSQSDSPFSNSDVSDPRENYKFLAETTEVREAAASQLYIPIGELGKPQINIVDNTTLMKFEIEGETPQKAYKKALALQDALEARLDRLREQEIEQQDWKLQATLDSSKKQLQKAQQRLSKYKTLAPVSSREQMQNLSTNIENLRLQKAETLAELKQIDASLQELSVNLGLSAREAADAFVLQSDPLFQQYLSDYSRINGELVNLESKFLSANPIVIDKQAEKNEVLSSLVQRGQSLLNRSVSQSFLERLSLNSSSSDGSKRAVLFQELISQQTQQKGLQDRARELEQQIKNLENRLSSLSPQESNLANLQRDVQIAEAVFSSTMTKLDLSKSDIFASYPRIQIVSKPSIPDEPSSLKSNFVLLGSFMGSFFLTTGLFSLWWRDRQNRQAQKEEKLELNLLPSFNHSNNSVASKK; encoded by the coding sequence ATGATTCGGATTTTATTAGTTGACGATCAAAAAACTTTCAGAGAATCCCTTAGGGTTTGGTTAGAGCCTGTAGTAGATTTGGAAATTGTGGGTACTGCTAGTGATGGTTATAGTGCCATAGAGCAAGTTGGTAAGCTGCATCCAGACTTGGTTTTGATTGACCTGGAAATGCCTGGTTTAGATGGGATTGCCACAACGCGTATTATCTGTGAGCAATTTACTAGAGTTAAAGTAATTGTTTTAAGTGTGCATGATGAAGCTTACTACCTAGATCAGGCGATAAAGGCTGGAGCAACTGGTTATTTAATCAAAGTTCCTCCTCTTGACGAATTAATAGCAGTGATTAGATTTGTACACAGAGGCTATGCTCAAATTGGACCGGGTTTATTGAATCAAACACTGTCTCAAATCCCAGAGTTCAATTTAAATTTGCTACCAACAAAAACGAGCGAATCTAGAAAGCCAAAACCCTCAGAAATAAGTGCAATTCGTTCATCTGTAAAAACCGTAAACCTTGCAAACTTCGAAACCGGGTTTAGTTTACGTCGCTTTCATAGAAGTCGGAAATCTTATTTAGCAATATGGCTGATTGGGAATACTTTATTATGGACAGCAGCTTTAGCCTATCTAATTCTGAAAGCTCCCACCTATAAGAGCGAATGGGCAATTAGCCTTCCGACAGGCAGCAGCTCTACCAATGTCAATTTACCCGAAATTGCCAATGCTTCTTCTCAAAGCGATTCTCCCTTCAGCAATAGCGATGTTTCCGATCCCAGAGAAAACTATAAATTTCTGGCTGAAACAACAGAAGTTCGAGAAGCAGCAGCAAGTCAACTCTATATTCCGATTGGAGAATTAGGAAAGCCTCAAATCAACATTGTGGATAATACCACCTTAATGAAGTTTGAGATTGAAGGAGAAACTCCCCAAAAAGCTTATAAAAAGGCGTTAGCTCTCCAAGATGCTTTGGAAGCGAGATTAGATCGACTTAGAGAACAAGAAATTGAGCAGCAAGATTGGAAGTTGCAGGCAACTCTCGATTCATCAAAAAAGCAGTTGCAAAAAGCACAGCAACGTCTGTCTAAGTATAAAACTCTTGCACCTGTTAGTTCGAGAGAACAAATGCAAAATTTATCCACCAATATTGAAAACTTGCGATTACAGAAAGCGGAAACTTTAGCAGAACTAAAGCAAATAGATGCCAGTTTACAAGAGCTGTCAGTCAATCTGGGTTTATCTGCTCGAGAAGCTGCTGATGCCTTTGTGCTTCAGTCCGATCCGCTATTTCAACAATATTTGAGCGATTATAGCCGAATAAATGGTGAGTTAGTTAATTTGGAATCTAAGTTTTTATCGGCTAATCCGATTGTAATTGACAAACAAGCAGAAAAAAATGAAGTATTGTCGTCACTCGTGCAACGAGGTCAGTCTTTACTAAATAGATCTGTTTCTCAGTCTTTCTTAGAACGATTGAGTTTGAATAGTAGTAGTTCAGATGGTTCAAAAAGAGCAGTTCTATTTCAAGAACTAATCTCACAGCAAACACAGCAAAAAGGTCTTCAAGATCGCGCTCGAGAATTAGAGCAGCAAATTAAGAATTTAGAAAATAGATTGTCAAGTTTGTCCCCGCAGGAGTCAAATTTAGCTAATCTTCAACGCGATGTTCAAATTGCAGAAGCAGTCTTTTCTTCTACCATGACCAAACTAGATTTGAGTAAATCAGATATTTTTGCCTCTTATCCTCGGATCCAAATAGTAAGTAAACCTAGTATTCCAGATGAACCTAGCAGTCTGAAGTCAAATTTTGTGCTTTTAGGTTCTTTTATGGGTTCTTTTTTCTTAACTACAGGATTGTTTTCGCTGTGGTGGCGCGATCGCCAAAATCGGCAAGCACAAAAAGAAGAAAAACTCGAACTAAATCTGCTGCCAAGCTTTAATCATTCTAACAATTCAGTAGCGAGTAAAAAATGA